One part of the Solanum dulcamara chromosome 3, daSolDulc1.2, whole genome shotgun sequence genome encodes these proteins:
- the LOC129883194 gene encoding histone-lysine N-methyltransferase family member SUVH9-like → MGSLVPFQDLNLQPESTNFTSSPTPNPRIIPKIEPKLEPLDEYTQADLQTPPFFSNPSPNFNSSSGSAFTRHPQLATSDSQSPSSIIPEIPPGCDGTNVFSEYNRISELFKEAFAKRMQRFGDVEVVGNQNQDSAVEVVEDPDSRAIVPVSNNDTQVSEVVVTKRKYQQRSSELVRVTDLKPEDQLYFRDAVRKTRMLYDSLRILAMVEDDGNQHLGPYRKPRGDLKACQILREHGLWMNRDKRIVGAIPGVLIGDVFFFRMELCVVGLHGQAQAGIDYVPASQSSNREPIATSVIVSGGYEDDQDGGDVIIYTGHGGQDKHSRQCVHQKLECGNLALERSMHYGIEVRVIRGFKYEGSGSASGKVYVYDGLYRIVECWFDVGKSGFGVYKYKLVRIENQEEMGSAILRFAQNLRIRPLVARPTGYVTLDISRKKENVPVFLFNDIDDNHDPAYFEYLVKTVYPPYVYQNVHNGSGCECIDGCADNCFCALRNGGQFAYDYNGILLRGKPLVFECGPHCRCPPTCRNRVTQKGLRNRFEVFRSRETGWGVRSLDLIQAGSFICEFTGVVLTREQAHIFTMNGDSLVYPSRFPERWAEWGDLSQIYPNYVRPAYPSIPPLDFAMDVSRMRNVACYISHSSSPNALVQPVLYDHNHVAFPHLMLFAMENIPPLKEISIDYGVADEWTGKLAICD, encoded by the coding sequence ATGGGCTCTCTTGTCCCATTTCAAGACCTCAATCTTCAGCCCGAATCCACTAATTTCACATCATCTCCAACCCCAAATCCAAGAATTATCCCAAAGATTGAACCAAAACTTGAACCCCTTGATGAGTATACACAAGCTGATCTTCAAACCCCACCATTTTTTTCCAACCCTAGTCCCAATTTCAACTCCAGTTCTGGTTCAGCGTTTACCCGTCACCCACAATTAGCTACTTCTGATTCACAATCACCAAGCTCTATTATACCGGAGATTCCACCTGGGTGTGATGGAACCAATGTTTTTTCGGAATATAATCGAATTTCTGAGCTGTTTAAAGAAGCTTTTGCTAAAAGAATGCAGCGTTTCGGAGATGTTGAGGTTGTTGGAAACCAGAATCAGGATTCTGCTGTTGAGGTTGTGGAAGACCCTGATTCTCGTGCCATTGTTCCGGTGAGTAATAACGATACTCAAGTTTCAGAAGTGGTGGTTACTAAACGGAAATATCAACAAAGATCATCGGAATTGGTTAGAGTGACAGATCTTAAGCCTGAAGATCAGCTTTATTTTCGAGATGCTGTTAGGAAAACCCGAATGCTGTATGATTCTCTGCGAATTCTTGCGATGGTGGAAGATGATGGCAACCAGCATTTGGGTCCATATAGAAAGCCAAGAGGTGATCTGAAGGCTTGTCAAATATTGAGGGAACATGGGTTGTGGATGAATCGAGATAAGCGCATTGTCGGGGCAATCCCAGGAGTGCTTATCGGGGATGTGTTCTTCTTTAGGATGGAGCTTTGTGTTGTTGGATTACATGGGCAGGCTCAAGCTGGCATTGATTATGTACCTGCAAGTCAGAGTTCTAACCGGGAGCCAATTGCTACGAGTGTGATTGTTTCAGGTGGCTATGAGGATGATCAAGACGGAGGAGATGTGATTATATATACAGGACATGGTGGACAGGATAAGCATTCGAGGCAATGTGTGCATCAGAAGCTGGAATGTGGGAATTTGGCATTGGAGAGAAGTATGCACTATGGAATTGAGGTAAGGGTAATTCGTGGCTTTAAATATGAAGGAAGTGGAAGTGCAAGTGGTAAGGTCTATGTGTATGATGGATTATATAGAATTGTCGAATGCTGGTTTGATGTTGGAAAGTCTGGATTTGGAGTGTATAAATACAAGCTTGTTAGGATAGAGAATCAGGAAGAGATGGGAAGTGCTATTCTTCGTTTTGCACAGAATCTTAGGATCAGACCCTTGGTGGCAAGGCCTACTGGTTATGTTACTCTCGATATatcaaggaaaaaagaaaatgtgCCAGTATTTCTTTTTAATGATATTGATGATAATCATGATCCGGCTTACTTTGAATATCTAGTGAAAACTGTTTATCCTCCATATGTCTATCAGAATGTGCACAATGGTAGTGGCTGTGAGTGCATTGATGGGTGTGCGGATAATTGTTTTTGTGCTTTGAGAAATGGTGGCCAATTTGCCTATGATTATAATGGGATATTGTTGAGAGGCAAACCATTAGTGTTCGAATGTGGACCACATTGTCGATGTCCTCCAACTTGTCGGAATCGAGTGACTCAGAAAGGTTTGAGGAACAGATTTGAAGTGTTCCGGTCTAGAGAGACTGGTTGGGGAGTTAGGTCACTGGACTTGATCCAAGCTGGGTCCTTTATCTGTGAATTTACTGGGGTTGTACTCACACGAGAGCAAGCCCACATTTTTACAATGAATGGTGATAGTTTAGTATATCCAAGTCGCTTTCCTGAAAGATGGGCAGAATGGGGAGATTTGTCGCAAATATATCCTAACTATGTGCGACCAGCATACCCCTCCATTCCTCCTCTGGATTTTGCGATGGATGTGTCTAGAATGAGGAATGTAGCATGTTATATTAGTCACAGTTCAAGTCCCAATGCTTTGGTGCAGCCTGTGCTTTATGATCACAATCATGTAGCTTTCCCCCACCTGATGCTCTTTGCAATGGAGAATATTCCCCCTCTAAAGGAGATCAGTATTGATTATGGGGTAGCAGATGAATGGACAGGAAAGCTTGCCATCTGCGATTGA
- the LOC129883195 gene encoding uncharacterized protein LOC129883195 yields MEVLHVQHRWRLRWSFKNATIIVTFFNIIAALFLLHSFFSSSSSSTTPSSVESYIMEAEDIRRAMLPVELIKRVKEIQKEGRVESDPVQQKDAKQTAAVDLISRLNNYRSYSDSGSVKVLEEWRKRKMERARQRELEKNGTTI; encoded by the exons ATGGAAGTTCTACATGTACAACATCGGTGGAGATTGAGGTGGTCGTTCAAGAATGCTACCATTATTGTCACTTTCTTCAATATAATTGCTGCCCTTTTTCTACTTCACagctttttctcttcttcttcatcttccaCCACACCATCTTCAG TTGAAAGTTATATAATGGAAGCAGAAGATATTCGCCGTGCTATGTTGCCTGTGGAACTAATTAAAAGA GTGAAGGAAATTCAGAAAGAAGGGCGTGTCGAATCAGATCCTGTCCAACAGAAGGATGCAAAGCAGACTGCTGCCGTAGACCTCATATCAAGACTGAACAATTATCGGTCATATTCAGATTCAGGCAGCGTGAAAG TTCTGGAGGAATGGCGTAAGCGAAAGATGGAAAGAGCCAGGCAACGCGAACTTGAAAAGAATGGAACCACCATCTGA